One Bermanella sp. WJH001 genomic region harbors:
- a CDS encoding GGDEF domain-containing response regulator, which translates to MQAKEAIRLLICSESQHEAETVTSLLRNAGHATRAHIAQDMDTLKAKLNDQVWDVCLCYMEMSKLSGKDVLTEIQRQGKDIPTIYFHDDIDSVMAEKALKSGAVDLVPSGEYNHILQVVLREIKNLKLRRELREAEALLREAEKRCQVLLESAQDAIAYIQDGMHLFANDSYASIFGYDDSDDLLTIPLMDMVYSKDQGRFKIFLKDFNAGKTRSAEFQCKMLDIAGKEVDSRMMFARATYDDEPCIQVMIRANNGNADLEGKLKLISSQDLLTGLYNKQYFNEQLGDAVDQAVISGSNGAIAYVNIDHFGKCKVDVGIEGADMVICDVGHLIRSKCREEDLVARVGEDVFAILLHDSKAEQAQGFAEHIRKAISEHLVAVDQRTIQVTCSIGVALINESSRSPKEVLQHAHEASYFVRKLENHEKGNGVYLYNPAQLANTDSERLEAKIQDAIKNNTLKLLFQPVINLRDEGGEHYETLLRLVDSDETDVSPQNFLADISPELKRKLDRWVILNTGKRLAQQRVQGHDTRLFINLTNESLTDESLLPWLQKLLQASKLPSHAMIFQFTEADAINHLKQAQVMTKSLSKLGCKVAISRFGSAIDPYKLFEHIHSDFVKVDGSFTQELNTEEGMASLKELLTGISEHEKASIVPFVENANIVAQLWTSGVNFIQGFYLSGPSTQMNYEFNDD; encoded by the coding sequence ATGCAGGCTAAAGAAGCGATTCGATTGCTGATTTGTTCAGAATCTCAGCACGAAGCCGAGACCGTCACCAGTCTGTTACGTAACGCTGGGCACGCAACCCGAGCGCACATTGCACAAGACATGGACACCCTAAAAGCCAAGCTTAACGACCAGGTATGGGATGTTTGTTTGTGTTACATGGAAATGAGCAAACTCAGCGGCAAAGACGTATTAACTGAGATTCAGCGTCAAGGTAAAGATATTCCCACCATCTACTTCCATGATGATATCGACAGCGTTATGGCTGAAAAAGCCCTAAAAAGCGGAGCGGTTGATTTAGTACCCTCAGGTGAATACAACCACATTTTACAAGTCGTGCTTCGAGAAATTAAAAACCTTAAGTTGCGCCGTGAATTGCGTGAAGCTGAAGCACTGTTACGTGAAGCTGAAAAACGTTGCCAAGTTTTATTAGAAAGTGCACAAGATGCCATTGCCTACATTCAAGATGGTATGCATCTGTTTGCCAATGACAGCTACGCCTCTATTTTTGGTTATGATGACTCTGATGACCTACTAACCATCCCGCTGATGGATATGGTTTACAGCAAAGACCAAGGCCGCTTTAAAATATTCCTTAAAGACTTTAATGCGGGTAAAACCCGTAGCGCAGAATTCCAATGTAAAATGCTCGACATCGCCGGTAAAGAAGTTGATAGCCGCATGATGTTTGCTCGCGCCACGTATGATGATGAACCCTGCATTCAGGTCATGATACGCGCCAATAATGGCAATGCCGATCTTGAAGGCAAGCTCAAGCTCATTAGCTCGCAAGATTTATTAACAGGCCTTTACAACAAGCAATACTTTAACGAACAGCTAGGCGACGCCGTTGACCAAGCGGTTATTAGTGGCTCAAACGGTGCCATTGCTTATGTGAATATTGATCACTTTGGTAAATGCAAAGTGGACGTGGGTATTGAAGGGGCCGACATGGTGATCTGTGATGTGGGCCATTTGATTCGCAGCAAATGCCGCGAAGAAGATTTGGTCGCACGTGTTGGCGAAGATGTATTTGCTATTTTGTTACACGACAGCAAAGCGGAACAAGCCCAAGGTTTTGCGGAACACATCAGAAAAGCCATTTCAGAACATTTAGTGGCCGTAGATCAACGCACCATTCAAGTGACTTGTAGCATTGGTGTGGCGTTGATTAATGAAAGCTCACGCTCACCCAAAGAAGTATTACAACATGCACACGAAGCCAGTTATTTCGTGCGTAAGTTAGAAAACCACGAAAAAGGCAATGGCGTGTATTTATACAATCCAGCCCAACTTGCCAACACCGACAGCGAGCGACTTGAAGCTAAAATTCAAGACGCCATAAAAAACAACACGCTGAAACTGTTATTCCAGCCTGTTATTAATTTACGCGACGAAGGTGGTGAGCACTATGAAACACTGCTGCGATTAGTAGACAGTGATGAAACCGATGTTTCGCCACAGAACTTCTTAGCGGACATTAGTCCTGAATTAAAACGCAAACTTGATCGCTGGGTGATCCTTAACACAGGCAAACGCCTAGCGCAGCAACGTGTTCAAGGTCATGATACGCGTTTATTCATTAACTTAACCAATGAGTCTCTGACCGACGAATCATTATTACCTTGGCTACAAAAACTATTGCAGGCATCTAAACTGCCAAGCCATGCCATGATATTTCAGTTTACCGAGGCTGATGCCATTAACCACTTAAAACAAGCTCAGGTCATGACCAAGTCATTAAGCAAACTGGGTTGTAAAGTGGCCATTAGCCGTTTTGGTTCAGCTATTGATCCGTATAAATTGTTTGAACATATTCACAGCGACTTTGTAAAAGTCGATGGTTCGTTCACACAAGAATTAAACACCGAAGAAGGTATGGCCAGCTTGAAAGAGCTACTAACCGGCATCAGTGAACACGAAAAAGCGTCCATCGTCCCATTTGTGGAAAACGCAAATATCGTGGCACAACTGTGGACAAGCGGTGTTAACTTTATCCAAGGCTTCTACTTAAGTGGCCCAAGTACACAAATGAATTACGAATTTAATGATGACTAA
- the serB gene encoding phosphoserine phosphatase SerB, which yields MKEVVLIKVSGEDKPGVTASITGILAQYGVNILDIGQAEIHDNLSLGILAEMPGTAESAAVLKDVLFRSHELGMSVRFTPVSTEKYDSWVAAQGKPRHIITLLARKLTAEHIARVTEIVASHELNIDNISRLSGRIPLEDDERQGPNKASVEFSVRGLVDQAAMRAEFLQISSDLGVDIAMQADSPFRRNRRLVAFDMDSTLIEAEVIDELAIEAGVGDEVIAITESAMRGEIDFNESFQRRVALLKGLDESVLEQVAARLPITEGAERLVSTLKKLGYKTAILSGGFQYFGRFLQNKLGIDYVHANELEIVDGKVTGNVTGTIVNGERKAFLLEEIAKNEGISLEQTIAVGDGANDLPMLSKAGLGIAFRAKPLVRQNAEQAISTLGLDGVLYLLGIRDRDDI from the coding sequence GTGAAAGAAGTTGTTCTGATTAAGGTCAGTGGTGAAGACAAACCCGGTGTGACCGCTAGTATTACCGGTATTTTGGCCCAGTATGGTGTGAACATACTGGATATTGGCCAAGCAGAAATTCACGACAATCTTTCCTTGGGGATTCTGGCTGAAATGCCAGGCACAGCAGAATCTGCGGCTGTGTTAAAAGACGTGCTATTTCGTAGCCATGAATTAGGCATGTCAGTGCGCTTTACCCCTGTTTCCACCGAAAAGTACGATAGCTGGGTCGCCGCACAAGGCAAGCCTCGTCATATCATTACTTTGCTGGCCCGTAAGTTAACCGCAGAGCACATTGCTCGGGTGACTGAAATTGTGGCGAGCCATGAATTAAACATCGACAATATTTCCCGCTTGTCTGGTCGTATTCCTTTAGAAGATGACGAACGCCAAGGGCCTAACAAAGCCAGTGTTGAGTTTTCTGTGCGTGGCCTTGTTGATCAAGCGGCTATGCGCGCCGAATTTTTACAAATCTCCAGCGATCTTGGTGTGGATATCGCCATGCAAGCAGATAGCCCGTTCCGTCGTAATCGTCGTTTGGTGGCATTTGATATGGATAGCACCTTAATCGAAGCCGAAGTGATTGATGAACTCGCCATCGAAGCAGGTGTGGGCGATGAAGTGATTGCCATTACCGAAAGCGCCATGCGTGGTGAAATCGACTTTAATGAAAGCTTTCAGCGCCGTGTGGCTTTATTAAAAGGTTTAGATGAATCTGTATTGGAACAAGTGGCGGCACGTTTACCCATTACAGAAGGTGCCGAGCGTTTAGTTTCAACCCTTAAAAAACTGGGTTATAAAACCGCAATCTTGTCTGGGGGTTTTCAATACTTCGGTCGCTTTTTACAAAACAAGTTAGGCATTGATTATGTGCACGCCAACGAATTAGAAATTGTGGATGGCAAGGTAACAGGTAACGTAACCGGCACCATCGTCAACGGTGAGCGCAAAGCGTTTTTATTAGAAGAAATTGCGAAAAACGAAGGCATTTCTTTAGAGCAAACCATCGCGGTAGGTGATGGTGCCAATGACTTGCCTATGCTGAGCAAAGCCGGTTTAGGCATTGCATTTCGTGCAAAACCCTTAGTTCGCCAAAATGCAGAGCAAGCCATTTCAACTCTAGGCTTAGATGGCGTGTTGTACTTATTGGGCATTCGCGATCGCGACGATATTTAA
- a CDS encoding adenylate/guanylate cyclase domain-containing protein yields MTLLEKNWPLSIRALFIALLISILASTILGLPITRSAIEHLEQQQADMRHTLTRQVSLQAAEAIFSQDLLSLNVILSTLTEYPNIRFAAVYDLNNQTVAEQGNADDSTGIPMSIQYQNEVIGLLEVRLNDEPLKQRIWQLYGLWLVLSLLFSTVCAVVAWFIGHRLGLKLEQSRYELEHLGTIKQVTQHQNGEFKDFSEALAKHHQLTNQQKSLHQSLSHFMQPQLFPIWQNRNLVIEEDYQTGAVLFFKLANLEQAQQDMNKLELAQLLDQHYALIKQAAKLYNGTVVNFEGDGVMVLFNQEQSDQKHCFHGVCTGLLALGLIKVANQARVKNQQCLVEYKLALHCGDILTRRFPNTAQADAFPWLAMNNQTEACNGAALLCEHSEAGGLLMSKTCFEQGQLASQLTLNKHHNLVQVNLSEPVVCYWVESLNPNYQALIERQIEHIGAHFPSAQ; encoded by the coding sequence ATGACATTATTAGAAAAAAATTGGCCTTTAAGTATTCGTGCCTTATTTATTGCCTTACTCATTTCCATTTTAGCCAGCACCATCTTAGGCTTACCCATTACCCGCTCGGCCATTGAACACCTAGAGCAGCAACAAGCTGACATGCGCCATACCCTTACGCGACAGGTGAGCCTGCAAGCCGCTGAAGCGATTTTTAGCCAAGATTTACTTAGCCTTAATGTCATTTTATCCACGCTTACCGAATACCCCAATATCCGCTTTGCTGCGGTCTATGACTTAAACAACCAAACCGTGGCCGAACAAGGCAATGCTGATGACAGCACCGGTATTCCCATGAGCATTCAATATCAAAACGAAGTGATCGGCCTACTTGAAGTGCGCTTAAACGATGAGCCTCTCAAGCAGCGCATCTGGCAGTTATATGGTTTATGGCTGGTATTGAGTTTACTTTTTTCTACCGTTTGCGCGGTTGTGGCTTGGTTCATTGGTCACCGTTTAGGGCTAAAACTTGAACAAAGTCGTTATGAACTTGAGCACCTTGGGACCATTAAACAGGTCACGCAACATCAAAACGGTGAATTTAAAGATTTCTCTGAGGCATTGGCCAAGCACCATCAACTGACCAACCAGCAAAAAAGCTTACATCAATCGTTAAGCCACTTTATGCAGCCCCAGTTATTCCCCATTTGGCAAAACCGTAATTTAGTCATTGAAGAAGATTATCAAACCGGCGCCGTTTTGTTTTTCAAGTTGGCCAACCTTGAACAGGCCCAGCAAGATATGAACAAGTTAGAATTAGCCCAGCTGCTTGATCAACACTACGCCCTAATCAAACAAGCAGCCAAGCTTTATAACGGTACTGTGGTGAACTTTGAAGGCGATGGCGTCATGGTGTTATTTAACCAAGAGCAAAGTGATCAAAAACACTGTTTTCATGGGGTATGTACTGGCCTGTTAGCCCTTGGCCTGATTAAGGTTGCTAACCAAGCCCGAGTTAAAAACCAACAATGTTTGGTGGAATACAAACTAGCGCTGCATTGTGGCGACATACTAACGCGACGTTTTCCAAACACCGCTCAAGCCGATGCCTTTCCTTGGTTGGCAATGAACAACCAAACAGAAGCCTGCAACGGCGCGGCTTTATTATGTGAACACAGTGAAGCCGGTGGTTTATTAATGAGTAAAACCTGTTTTGAACAAGGCCAACTAGCCAGCCAACTGACCCTCAACAAGCACCACAATCTGGTACAAGTAAACTTATCTGAGCCTGTTGTGTGTTACTGGGTTGAGTCTTTAAACCCCAATTATCAAGCATTGATCGAGCGCCAAATTGAACACATTGGTGCCCATTTCCCCAGCGCCCAATAA
- a CDS encoding extracellular solute-binding protein encodes MRNLILVVCLTITTQFSWADSVNIYSFRQPFLIEPILEQFTKETGIETKVVFAKDGLIQRLKREGKLSPADVVLTSNFSKLLEVKEEGLTQAFNSELINQRIPAQFRDSEQHWVALTQRVRNIYSSKARLGKVNINYEDLANKEYKGRICTRSGKHPYNLGLIASLIVHNGEAATEQWLKDVKANLARKPQGSDRAQVQAIKEGLCDVSLGNSYYFGKMLEDEEQVHWANAVELNFPNQANRGSHINVSGAVITKYAPHKTQAQALLEFLSSDKAQAMYAELNMEYPVKPGVAPSKLVQSWGEFKADPLALEKVAAKRKDALRLVDKVQFDL; translated from the coding sequence ATGCGCAATCTTATTCTCGTCGTTTGTTTAACCATAACGACCCAATTTTCATGGGCTGACAGCGTTAATATTTATTCTTTCCGTCAGCCATTTCTAATTGAGCCCATCCTAGAGCAGTTCACCAAAGAAACCGGTATCGAAACCAAGGTGGTATTTGCTAAAGACGGCCTCATTCAACGCTTAAAACGCGAAGGTAAACTCAGCCCTGCGGATGTGGTATTAACATCTAACTTCTCAAAATTGCTTGAAGTTAAAGAAGAAGGTTTAACCCAAGCGTTTAACAGCGAGCTGATTAATCAGCGTATTCCGGCTCAGTTTCGTGACAGTGAACAACACTGGGTGGCGCTGACACAGCGTGTGCGCAACATTTATTCTTCTAAAGCTCGCCTAGGCAAAGTGAATATCAACTATGAAGACCTAGCCAACAAAGAATACAAAGGCCGCATTTGTACTCGCTCAGGCAAGCACCCATACAATCTAGGTTTGATTGCATCACTTATCGTGCACAACGGTGAGGCCGCAACTGAGCAGTGGCTTAAAGATGTAAAAGCCAATCTTGCGCGTAAACCGCAAGGCAGTGACCGTGCACAAGTGCAAGCCATCAAAGAAGGTTTGTGCGATGTATCGCTAGGTAACAGCTATTACTTTGGCAAAATGCTTGAAGACGAAGAGCAAGTTCACTGGGCAAATGCCGTTGAGTTGAATTTCCCGAACCAAGCAAACCGTGGCTCTCATATTAATGTAAGTGGTGCCGTAATCACGAAATACGCCCCTCATAAAACCCAAGCGCAAGCACTGCTAGAGTTCCTAAGCTCTGATAAAGCACAGGCTATGTATGCGGAGCTCAACATGGAATACCCAGTAAAACCTGGGGTTGCACCTTCTAAGTTAGTGCAAAGTTGGGGGGAATTTAAAGCGGACCCTCTTGCCCTTGAGAAAGTAGCCGCTAAACGCAAAGATGCCTTACGCCTTGTAGATAAGGTTCAATTCGACCTATAA
- a CDS encoding iron ABC transporter permease, which produces MAKSHKILPSISLSVSLLMFIPILALIYQAFFIADGNDHTFDNILDSVLWQYIKNSLLVVATTLIFACLFAIAPAWWCARYEFKGRRFLQWAMVFPLAIPAYVSAYIYTKALDYPGPVQTSLRQWFDWQSPNDYWFFDMRSITGGSLMLALALYPYIYLLLRYGFAKQSDHLDHAARLLGASSRQVFFKIRLAMARPALAIGCTLVAMEALADFGTMHLFAISTLTTAIYDSWLVYGSLSTAAKLSCLLLIFIVTLSLLERRQRKAQKQYESRGQQLLQRKTISAKKAIGIWLACGSVLLLGFMIPVAYLLDFTFTYLQQNWQPQLLQHSLHTFLLAAVAATICMVIAMMLNAQLRLRPTRFNQTQLSIASLGYAIPGTVLAIAVLIPLGALDVAIHDVMTWANMDSLGLIFSGTSVALLFAFVLRFLAIANGSIHSGYQQISPNLDLAAASLGQSHGGVFRFIHFPLIRPMALSAFLLVFIECVKELPAAILLRPFDFETLSTYVYQHASDDQLEHGALAALLIIIVSLLPIILLSRTQRMS; this is translated from the coding sequence ATGGCCAAATCTCATAAAATATTACCAAGCATTAGCCTGAGTGTTTCACTGCTGATGTTTATCCCCATTCTCGCGCTGATCTATCAAGCGTTTTTCATTGCCGATGGTAACGATCATACCTTTGATAACATTTTAGACAGCGTGCTGTGGCAGTACATCAAAAACAGTTTATTAGTGGTGGCCACTACTCTGATATTTGCTTGTTTATTTGCCATCGCCCCTGCTTGGTGGTGCGCTCGTTATGAATTCAAAGGTCGCCGCTTTTTACAGTGGGCCATGGTATTTCCGTTAGCCATTCCTGCGTATGTGAGCGCCTATATTTATACCAAAGCCTTGGATTACCCTGGGCCGGTGCAAACGTCATTACGCCAGTGGTTTGATTGGCAAAGCCCTAACGATTATTGGTTTTTCGACATGCGCTCCATCACTGGTGGCAGCCTGATGTTGGCGCTGGCGCTTTACCCTTACATTTATTTATTGCTGCGTTATGGCTTTGCCAAACAAAGCGACCACCTTGATCACGCCGCTCGATTATTAGGGGCCAGTTCTCGTCAGGTATTTTTTAAAATTCGATTAGCCATGGCTCGCCCAGCATTGGCCATTGGCTGTACCCTGGTTGCTATGGAAGCATTAGCGGATTTTGGCACCATGCATTTATTTGCCATTAGCACTTTAACAACGGCTATTTATGACAGCTGGCTGGTTTATGGCAGTTTATCCACAGCCGCTAAATTATCTTGTTTATTATTGATATTTATCGTCACCCTTTCACTGCTCGAACGCCGTCAACGCAAAGCACAAAAGCAGTATGAGTCCCGCGGCCAACAATTACTGCAACGCAAAACCATTAGTGCTAAAAAAGCCATCGGCATTTGGCTTGCTTGCGGTAGCGTTTTGTTGCTGGGCTTTATGATTCCTGTGGCTTATTTATTGGATTTCACCTTCACCTATTTACAGCAAAATTGGCAACCTCAATTACTGCAACATAGCTTGCATACCTTTTTATTAGCCGCGGTTGCCGCCACCATTTGTATGGTCATTGCCATGATGCTCAATGCTCAATTGCGCCTGCGCCCAACTCGATTTAATCAAACCCAACTGAGTATTGCCTCTTTAGGTTATGCCATACCGGGTACAGTATTAGCCATTGCCGTGCTGATTCCACTGGGTGCATTAGATGTGGCCATTCATGATGTTATGACTTGGGCCAACATGGATAGCCTAGGGTTAATATTTTCAGGCACCAGCGTGGCATTATTATTTGCGTTTGTGCTGCGATTTTTAGCCATTGCCAATGGCAGTATTCACAGTGGTTATCAGCAAATCAGTCCGAATCTTGATTTGGCCGCTGCCAGTCTTGGTCAAAGCCATGGTGGTGTTTTCCGGTTTATTCATTTTCCGCTCATCCGACCTATGGCGCTCAGTGCTTTTTTATTGGTGTTTATCGAATGTGTGAAAGAACTGCCTGCCGCTATTTTATTGCGCCCTTTTGATTTTGAAACCCTATCCACTTACGTGTATCAACACGCTAGTGATGATCAACTTGAGCACGGCGCATTGGCTGCGTTATTAATTATTATTGTTAGTCTATTACCGATCATACTGCTTAGCCGTACCCAGAGGATGTCATGA
- a CDS encoding ABC transporter ATP-binding protein: MSQPALHIENLAVKLQDKSILENFSLSLNEGDILCLLGPSGCGKTTALKAIAGLMDAQQGTIHLFDQLLKKNSYERPPEKRDIGFIFQDYALFPHMSVAENIGFSLSNLSKEAKHIQIEASLNLVDLTGLGDRYPHELSGGQQQRTAVARALAKRPKLLLMDEPFSNIDSQVKYKLMAQMRALLKQHNITCIFVTHSKQEAFSFADKTAVLNNGQIEQVDHTQVIFEQPINPFVAEFMESGNLIEAQLIPRDLFATSQTLDASDNWVLLRENGFALSHEKGLTGLVIDSLYIGHRYRNQVKFEAFTLWIETQTALTPHEHIQVQYVHEALTLK, translated from the coding sequence ATGAGCCAACCTGCACTACACATTGAAAATCTGGCGGTAAAGCTGCAAGACAAATCTATTTTAGAAAACTTTTCGTTATCGTTAAACGAAGGGGATATCTTGTGTTTGCTTGGCCCTAGTGGCTGCGGCAAAACCACTGCGCTAAAAGCCATTGCCGGCTTAATGGATGCACAACAAGGCACCATTCATTTATTTGATCAGCTATTAAAAAAGAATAGCTATGAACGCCCGCCAGAAAAACGAGACATTGGTTTTATTTTTCAAGATTATGCCCTGTTTCCTCACATGAGTGTGGCTGAAAATATTGGCTTTTCATTATCCAACCTCTCCAAAGAAGCGAAACATATCCAAATTGAAGCGAGCCTAAATCTTGTGGACCTAACAGGGTTAGGAGATCGCTATCCCCATGAGCTTAGTGGCGGTCAACAACAACGCACTGCCGTTGCCCGTGCGCTCGCAAAACGCCCTAAGCTATTGTTGATGGATGAGCCATTTTCGAATATTGATAGCCAAGTTAAATACAAACTCATGGCACAAATGCGCGCGTTACTAAAGCAACACAATATCACCTGCATTTTTGTTACACACAGCAAACAAGAGGCTTTTAGCTTTGCTGATAAAACCGCAGTCTTAAATAACGGTCAAATAGAGCAAGTGGATCATACTCAAGTGATTTTTGAGCAGCCCATTAATCCATTTGTAGCTGAGTTTATGGAGTCGGGTAATTTAATTGAAGCGCAATTGATTCCGAGGGATTTATTTGCAACCTCCCAAACACTAGATGCGTCAGATAATTGGGTATTATTACGCGAGAATGGGTTTGCTTTATCACATGAGAAAGGTCTAACAGGGCTGGTGATTGATAGCTTGTATATCGGTCATCGCTATCGTAACCAAGTTAAATTTGAAGCGTTTACACTTTGGATTGAAACCCAAACCGCTTTAACACCCCATGAACATATTCAGGTGCAATATGTTCACGAAGCATTAACACTTAAATAA
- a CDS encoding DUF465 domain-containing protein, with the protein MPIENHSLANEFPEHKERIHDLKSSDMHFHRLFNEYHDVDKDIHRFESGAQATTDDYLDSLKVQRLNLKDKLLAMLVAQPA; encoded by the coding sequence ATGCCAATCGAAAACCATAGCCTAGCAAATGAATTTCCTGAGCATAAAGAACGTATTCACGATTTGAAGTCTAGCGATATGCATTTCCATCGTTTGTTTAATGAATACCATGACGTCGATAAAGATATCCATCGTTTTGAAAGTGGTGCACAGGCCACAACCGATGACTATCTTGATTCGTTAAAAGTTCAGCGATTAAATTTAAAAGATAAATTGCTGGCGATGTTAGTTGCCCAGCCTGCTTAA
- a CDS encoding TonB-dependent receptor, with amino-acid sequence MHTNLLRLLTASLALVVSASAASEEVALDKVKVTASGQVLDDVAQPMRVLSKEEMQAQNGDTIGELLEGLPGIANASFGAGVGRPVIRGLGGNRVKMAINGTDSADVSAMSSDHAPMVDAANADQLEVIYGPNTLRFGSGAMGGVINMADSRFHEVPLHGYQGRVQSSISSANEGTNLSTSFDVGQGRWVMHVDGFARSSENFQAGNGETINNTSSDSQGVNLGVNHIHTNGNAHGLAVSMLDYEYGVPNPDNDRAMVEPSQLRLDAQSIVYSLPYVEKIKTQFTHIDYEHGETFDDTVVGLFDKTSSEFKTTLSWSNIAGWQSNLGLQWSKQNLELCHDHSGCPDIPNYSQLSWNGEAGSNLNNDVVDGIQFSHDTPMPLTDTQDLGLFWVMERDWAMGLLELGARYDQRTIKADPVSIRPSYRQAASYYDDKTFDSASLSAAMTWRIDTHKLGLSVSRSQRAPAADEMYWNGDHHATFSFQLDNTALDLETAHSLDLTWLYDGRDYRMQAAVYYYDFDGYIYNDLKAMVDPFHGNPVYRHEQKDAWFSGAEWQLDYHLNPNWQWFMRADVVKAQLKQGDNKNLPRTPPITSTTGVKYFAGHWQFSSDIKYYAEQNDVAENESPTADYYVFNLYGAYTLVMAKSAVEFYAKAHNLTDEFGRNHVSYLKEYSPVVGRNINLGVTYTF; translated from the coding sequence ATGCACACTAATTTATTACGCTTACTGACGGCCAGCCTTGCGCTGGTTGTCAGTGCCAGTGCCGCCAGTGAAGAAGTGGCATTGGATAAAGTAAAAGTCACGGCATCAGGGCAAGTGCTTGATGATGTTGCGCAACCTATGCGAGTGCTCAGCAAAGAAGAGATGCAAGCGCAAAACGGTGACACCATTGGTGAGCTATTGGAAGGTTTGCCCGGTATTGCTAATGCCAGTTTTGGAGCCGGTGTTGGCCGGCCAGTTATTCGTGGTTTAGGTGGTAACCGTGTAAAAATGGCCATCAATGGTACCGACAGTGCCGATGTATCTGCTATGAGTAGTGACCATGCACCTATGGTCGATGCCGCAAATGCTGATCAGCTAGAGGTGATTTATGGGCCGAACACATTACGCTTTGGCAGTGGTGCCATGGGCGGTGTGATCAACATGGCGGACTCACGTTTTCATGAAGTGCCGTTGCACGGTTATCAAGGTCGAGTGCAAAGCTCTATTAGCAGCGCCAATGAGGGCACCAATCTCAGCACAAGCTTTGATGTGGGCCAGGGGCGCTGGGTGATGCATGTAGATGGTTTTGCTCGCAGTAGTGAAAACTTTCAAGCAGGTAATGGTGAAACCATTAATAACACCAGCAGTGATAGCCAAGGGGTAAACTTAGGTGTGAATCATATTCACACGAATGGCAACGCCCATGGTTTAGCGGTTTCTATGTTGGATTATGAGTACGGTGTACCCAACCCAGATAATGATCGCGCAATGGTTGAACCCTCTCAGCTTAGGCTGGATGCACAAAGCATTGTGTACTCGCTACCGTATGTTGAAAAAATCAAAACACAATTTACCCATATTGATTATGAACATGGGGAAACCTTTGATGACACTGTAGTGGGGTTGTTTGATAAAACATCCAGCGAGTTTAAAACCACATTGAGTTGGTCAAACATCGCAGGTTGGCAATCGAACTTAGGGTTACAGTGGTCGAAACAAAACTTAGAGCTTTGTCATGATCACAGTGGCTGCCCTGATATTCCAAACTACAGCCAACTAAGTTGGAACGGTGAAGCAGGCAGTAACTTAAATAACGATGTGGTAGACGGCATTCAATTTTCTCATGATACGCCTATGCCATTAACCGACACACAAGACTTAGGTTTGTTTTGGGTGATGGAACGTGATTGGGCAATGGGCTTGTTAGAGCTAGGTGCCCGTTATGATCAGCGCACCATTAAAGCCGACCCTGTTTCAATTCGACCGTCATATCGCCAAGCGGCTAGTTATTATGACGACAAGACATTTGATTCGGCTTCGTTAAGTGCTGCCATGACCTGGCGTATTGATACTCACAAACTGGGGTTAAGTGTGTCCCGTTCACAGCGAGCGCCCGCAGCCGATGAAATGTATTGGAATGGTGACCATCATGCGACGTTTAGTTTTCAGTTAGACAATACGGCGTTAGATCTCGAAACTGCCCACAGTTTAGATTTAACCTGGTTGTACGACGGGCGTGACTATCGCATGCAGGCGGCAGTTTATTATTATGACTTTGACGGTTATATCTATAATGATCTGAAAGCCATGGTGGATCCGTTTCATGGCAATCCGGTTTATCGTCATGAACAAAAAGACGCATGGTTTAGTGGCGCCGAGTGGCAATTGGATTATCATTTGAATCCAAATTGGCAATGGTTTATGCGCGCGGATGTTGTTAAAGCGCAATTAAAACAGGGCGATAATAAAAACTTACCTCGTACACCGCCGATCACAAGCACTACGGGCGTGAAATATTTTGCAGGGCATTGGCAATTTAGCAGTGATATTAAATATTACGCTGAACAAAATGACGTTGCCGAAAACGAAAGCCCTACGGCGGATTATTATGTGTTTAATCTTTATGGCGCATATACGCTGGTTATGGCTAAGTCTGCTGTGGAGTTTTACGCAAAGGCTCATAACTTAACCGATGAGTTTGGACGTAATCATGTCAGCTATCTTAAAGAATATAGTCCGGTGGTTGGGCGTAATATTAATTTAGGTGTGACGTACACGTTTTAA